In one window of Hyla sarda isolate aHylSar1 chromosome 1, aHylSar1.hap1, whole genome shotgun sequence DNA:
- the LOC130287419 gene encoding zinc finger protein OZF-like codes for MRGHHPCMREVKEEIPGGVTPENPSKNSEGNFMLSLNDKGEDEDMMERSSGEDLLTPNVHPDLSYNNPPDHEEPSPDQPHIVTTRTEQEHGKGLYCEECGKQFTGRSDLFTHRKIHTGEKPNSCSECGKCFKSKSELVKHERIHTGEKPYSCSECGKCFRQKSVLVIHERIHTGEKPYLCSECGKCFTTNSNLVKHKRIHTGVKPYSCSECGKCFRNISHLSNHERIHMGEKPYSCSECGKCFISKAHLTLHERIHTGEKPYSCSECGKCFKGISDLVKHKRIHMDEKPYSCSECGKCFTQKSVLVVHERIHTGEKPYLCSECGKCFTTKSNLVKHKRIHTGVKPYSCSECGKCFISKSDLVIHKRIHTGEKPYSCSECGKCFICKSQLFRHERSHTGD; via the exons atgaggggccatcacccgtgtatgagggaagtgaaggaggaaattccaggaggtgttaccccag aaaatcccagtaagaattctgagggaaacttcatgttatccctgaatgataaaggagaagatgaagatatgatggagcgctcctcaggagaagacctccttacccctaatgtccatccagatctatcctataataatccacctgatcatgaggaaccttctcctgaccaaccacacattgttaccacaaggacagaGCAGGAACATGGGAAAGGTTTATATTGTGAGGAATGTGGGAAACAATTTACAGGAAGATCAGATCTTTTTACACACAggaaaattcacacaggggagaagccaaattcatgttcagaatgtgggaaatgttttaaaagtAAATCAGAGCTTGTTAAACATGAGAGaatccacacaggggagaagccgtattcatgttcagaatgtgggaaatgttttagacaAAAATCAGTTCTagttatacatgagagaattcacacaggagagaagccatatttatGTTCTGAATGTGGCAAGTGTTTTACAACTAACTCAAATCTTGTTAAGcataagagaattcacacaggagtgaagccatattcatgttcagaatgtgggaaatgttttagaaaCATATCCCATCTTTCAAATCATGAAAGAATTCACatgggagagaagccatattcgtgttcagaatgtggaaaatgctttatAAGTAAAGCACATCTTACGTTACatgaaagaattcacacaggagagaagccatattcatgttcagaatgtggtaaatgtttcaaAGGTATCTcggatcttgttaaacataagaGAATTCACATGGATGAGAAGccttattcatgttcagaatgtggcaaatgttttacacaaaaatcAGTTCTAGttgtacatgagagaattcacacaggagagaagccatatttatGTTCTGAATGTGGCAAGTGTTTTACAactaaatcaaatcttgttaagcataagagaattcacacaggagtgaagccatattcatgttcagaatgtgggaaatgttttataagtAAATCAGATCTTGTAATACATAAGAGAatacacacaggagaaaagccatattcatgttcagaatgtgggaaatgttttatatgtaAATCACAACTTTTTcgacatgagagaagtcacactggAGACTGA